In Bubalus kerabau isolate K-KA32 ecotype Philippines breed swamp buffalo chromosome 4, PCC_UOA_SB_1v2, whole genome shotgun sequence, one DNA window encodes the following:
- the ADORA2B gene encoding adenosine receptor A2b isoform X3: MWPQRRCPPGAGELGPRVRYKSLVTGARARGVIAALWVLAFGIGLTPFLGWNDRKIATNCTEPGDAAENVSCCLIRCLFENVVPMSYMVYFNFFGCVLPPLLIMLVIYVKIFLVACRQLQRTELMDHSRTVLQREIHAAKSLALIVGIFALCWLPVHTINCASLFQPTWAKVKPKWAINTAILLSHANSAVNPIVYAYRNRDFRYTFHKIISRRRLSNKRTGMLGQFSLERQQPSQASRLPLLGASLEVPGTSLTCDYYFLRLTNLFMVLWLLRVDDADGVNGL, from the exons GTATAAGAGTCTGGTCACTGGGGCCCGAGCGAGAGGAGTCATTGCTGCCCTCTGGGTCCTAGCCTTTGGCATTGGCCTGACGCCGTTCTTGGGGTGGAACGACAGAAAAATTGCCACCAACTGCACGGAGCCGGGGGATGCAGCCGAGAATGTGAGCTGCTGCCTCATCAGGTGTCTCTTCGAAAATGTGGTGCCCATGAGCTACATGGTGTACTTCAACTTCTTCGGCTGCGTTCTGCCCCCACTGCTCATCATGCTGGTCATCTACGTCAAGATCTTCCTGGTGGCCTGCAGGCAGCTACAGCGCACAGAGCTCATGGATCACTCGAGGACCGTCCTCCAGCGGGAGATCCACGCGGCCAAGTCCCTGGCCTTGATTGTTGGCATCTTCGCCCTGTGCTGGCTGCCAGTCCACACCATCAACTGTGCCTCACTCTTCCAGCCAACCTGGGCCAAGGTGAAGCCCAAGTGGGCAATAAACACAGCCATCCTCTTGTCGCATGCCAACTCGGCTGTCAACCCCATCGTCTACGCCTACCGGAACCGAGACTTCCGCTACACTTTTCACAAAATCATTTCCAG GAGAAGGCTCAGTAACAAAAGGACGGGCATGCTTGGCCAGTTCTCACTGGAAAGACAGCAACCCTCACAGGCCAGCCGGCTGCCTCTTCTGGGCGCTTCCCTGGAGGTTCCAGGTACCTCGTTAACATGTGACTACTACTTCCTGAGGTTGACAAATCTATTTATGGTTCTCTGGCTGCTTCGTGTGGATGATGCTGATGGTGTGAATGGATTGTAA
- the ADORA2B gene encoding adenosine receptor A2b isoform X4, translating to MGYKSLVTGARARGVIAALWVLAFGIGLTPFLGWNDRKIATNCTEPGDAAENVSCCLIRCLFENVVPMSYMVYFNFFGCVLPPLLIMLVIYVKIFLVACRQLQRTELMDHSRTVLQREIHAAKSLALIVGIFALCWLPVHTINCASLFQPTWAKVKPKWAINTAILLSHANSAVNPIVYAYRNRDFRYTFHKIISRRRLSNKRTGMLGQFSLERQQPSQASRLPLLGASLEVPGTSLTCDYYFLRLTNLFMVLWLLRVDDADGVNGL from the exons GTATAAGAGTCTGGTCACTGGGGCCCGAGCGAGAGGAGTCATTGCTGCCCTCTGGGTCCTAGCCTTTGGCATTGGCCTGACGCCGTTCTTGGGGTGGAACGACAGAAAAATTGCCACCAACTGCACGGAGCCGGGGGATGCAGCCGAGAATGTGAGCTGCTGCCTCATCAGGTGTCTCTTCGAAAATGTGGTGCCCATGAGCTACATGGTGTACTTCAACTTCTTCGGCTGCGTTCTGCCCCCACTGCTCATCATGCTGGTCATCTACGTCAAGATCTTCCTGGTGGCCTGCAGGCAGCTACAGCGCACAGAGCTCATGGATCACTCGAGGACCGTCCTCCAGCGGGAGATCCACGCGGCCAAGTCCCTGGCCTTGATTGTTGGCATCTTCGCCCTGTGCTGGCTGCCAGTCCACACCATCAACTGTGCCTCACTCTTCCAGCCAACCTGGGCCAAGGTGAAGCCCAAGTGGGCAATAAACACAGCCATCCTCTTGTCGCATGCCAACTCGGCTGTCAACCCCATCGTCTACGCCTACCGGAACCGAGACTTCCGCTACACTTTTCACAAAATCATTTCCAG GAGAAGGCTCAGTAACAAAAGGACGGGCATGCTTGGCCAGTTCTCACTGGAAAGACAGCAACCCTCACAGGCCAGCCGGCTGCCTCTTCTGGGCGCTTCCCTGGAGGTTCCAGGTACCTCGTTAACATGTGACTACTACTTCCTGAGGTTGACAAATCTATTTATGGTTCTCTGGCTGCTTCGTGTGGATGATGCTGATGGTGTGAATGGATTGTAA
- the ZSWIM7 gene encoding zinc finger SWIM domain-containing protein 7: MAAPTGPLTLPAVVEELLSEMAAAVRDGAPIPDEHLLSLKFVFGSSAVQALDLVDRQSVTLISSPSGRRVYQVLGSSGRTYTCLASCHYCSCPAFAFSVLRKGDSLLCKHLLAVYLSQITRTCQQLSVSDKQLTDILSAEKTQEA, encoded by the exons ATGGCGGCTCCGACTGGACCTCTCACGCTACCAGCCGTGGTGGAGGAGCTGCTGAGCGAGATGGCGGCGGCTGTGCGGGACGGCGCGCCGA TTCCTGATGAGCATCTGTTATC GCTGAAATTTGTCTTCGGCTCATCAGCCGTCCAGGCCTTGGACCTAGTTGACCGCCAGTCTGTCACCTTAATATCCTCGCCCAGCGGGAGGCGTGTTTACCAG GTGCTTGGAAGCTCCGGGAGAACGTACACATGTCTGGCTTCCTGCCACTACTGCTCGTGCCCGGCATTCGCCTTCTCCGTGCTGCGGAAGGGGGACAGCCTCCTG TGCAAGCACCTCTTGGCAGTTTACCTGAGTCAGATCACAAGGACCTGTCAGCAGCTGAGTGTCTCTGACAAGCAACTGACTGACATACTGTCAGCAGAGAAGACACAGGAAGCATAA
- the TTC19 gene encoding tetratricopeptide repeat protein 19, mitochondrial isoform X2, which yields MYRILAVGLARGLLRVAGRRGRCHPVCLLPGPPGARAPPCRGAPRGRGSGLVPLLAALAWSSRPAAAEQERRGAGGAAAGDAEAEIIQLLKRAKLCIMKDEPEEAELILHDALHLAHKSHNTEAITYTYDLMANLAFIRGQLENAEKLFKATMSYLLGAGMQQEDNAIIEISLKLATIYAAQSRQELALAGYEFCISTLEEKIERERELSEDVLSALLKLPASRSAAPPWQLSPVITISCWKHFTGLQGHLPGCSRWLGHLSCGPRRCLGHSALCPCSLGGNREACASSTGPTSSAQPVRELVYLTS from the exons ATGTACCGGATTCTGGCTGTGGGCCTGGCCCGAGGTCTGTTGCGGGTGGCGGGACGGCGGGGCCGCTGCCACCCGGTGTGCCTGCTGCCCGGGCCGCCGGGAGCCCGGGCGCCGCCGTGCCGAGGGGCGCCGCGCGGCCGAGGCTCGGGCCTGGTGCCGCTGCTGGCAG CGCTCGCCTGGTCCTCGAGGCCCGCGGCGGCGGAGCAGGAGCGGCGGGGCGCGGGCGGGGCTGCGGCCGGGGACGCCGAGGCCGAGATCATCCAGCTGCTGAAGCGAGCCAAG ttgTGCATCATGAAAGATGAGCCAGAAGAGGCAGAGCTCATTTTGCATGACGCTCTTCATCTTGCCCACAAGAGTCACAACACAGAGGCCATCACTTACACTTATGACTTG ATGGCGAACTTAGCATTTATAAGGGGTCAGCTTGAAAAT gcagaaaaactttttaaagcaaCAATGAGTTACCTGCTTGGAGCGGGCATGCAACAG GAAGACAATGCAATCATAGAGATCTCCCTAAAGCTGGCCACTATTTACGCTGCTCAGAGTAG GCAGGAACTGGCTCTTGCTGGCTATGAATTCTGCATTTCAACTCTTGAGGAGAAAATTGAACGAGAAAGGGAATTATCGGAAGACGTTCTGTCAG CTCTGCTGAAGCTCCCTGCATCGAGGTCAGCAGCtcctccctggcagctcagcccAGTGATCACCATCTCCTGCTGGAAACACTTTACTGGACTTCAAGGCCACCTCCCTGGTTGCTCGCGCTGGCTGGGTCACCTCTCTTGTGGGCCTCGGCGCTGTCTGGGCCACTCCGCTCTCTGCccctgcagcctgggaggcaacCGTGAGGCCTGTGCTTCCAGTACTGGCCCTACATCTTCAGCGCAGCCTGTGAGGGAGCTTGTCTACCTGACATCTTGA